The Oreochromis niloticus isolate F11D_XX linkage group LG2, O_niloticus_UMD_NMBU, whole genome shotgun sequence genome includes a region encoding these proteins:
- the LOC109203589 gene encoding uncharacterized protein LOC109203589 isoform X2, with product MVMLWIILLLLHQGYTLVPVKTVQLGEPANITCALPDVVSSRGVHWYKQSVGDTLKLIVTLYERAAPEYGQEIFKSRFQTHYDKKFSNLTILKAVQDDEGIYHCGIIEWINPEWTGTYLLVKGNNQTASNYTVVQWPTVLNPLRSGNSMTLQCSVYSDSDKMCPRDYNVFWFRAGSAQLHPSIIYTDGNRHSESEIISDSQERCLYHFSKNVSSSDAGTYYCAVATCGEILFGNGTKLEIEDTPNKTSNQAVHDRTKADEELNYAALHFSERKTRRKRKTEFAEDSVYSQVKR from the exons ATGGTCATGTTATGGATTATATTGCTTTTACTTCATCAAGGAT ATACTCTAGTTCCAGTGAAAACTGTTCAGCTTGGTGAACCAGCGAACATAACATGTGCTTTACCCGATGTGGTCAGCAGTAGAGGAGTCCACTGGTACAAGCAGAGTGTCGGAGATACTCTCAAATTAATAGTGACACTGTATGAAAGGGCAGCACCCGAGTATGGTcaagaaatatttaaatcaagatTTCAAACACATTATGATAAGAAATTTAGCAACCTGACCATTTTGAAAGCAGTCCAAGACGATGAGGGAATCTATCACTGTGGAATCATAGAGTGGATTAATCCTGAATGGACTGGAACATATTTGTTAGTAAAAG GAAATAATCAGACAGCATCAAATTATACTGTTGTTCAGTGGCCAACAGTGTTAAATCCACTGCGTTCAGGAAATTCAATGACTCTCCAGTGTTCAGTCTATTCGGACTCTGACAAGATGTGTCCCAGAGATTATAATGTGTTCTGGTTCAGAGCTGGATCAGCTCAATTACACCCAAGCATCATCTACACTGATGGAAACAGACACAGTGAAAGTGAAATAATATCAGACTCACAGGAGAGGTGTCTTTATCACTTCTCTAAGAATGTCAGCTCATCTGATGCTGGGACTTACTACTGTGCTGTGGCCACATGTGGGGAGAtattatttggaaatggaacTAAACTGGAAATTGAAG ATACTCCAAACAAGACCTCAAACCAAGCAGTACATGATCGT ACTAAAGCTGATGAAGAACTAAACTATGCTGCACTGCATttctctgaaagaaaaacaaggagaaagaggaagacTGAGTTTGCTGAGGATAGTGTTTACTCTCAAGTTAAACGCTGA
- the LOC109203589 gene encoding uncharacterized protein LOC109203589 isoform X1 — MVMLWIILLLLHQGYTLVPVKTVQLGEPANITCALPDVVSSRGVHWYKQSVGDTLKLIVTLYERAAPEYGQEIFKSRFQTHYDKKFSNLTILKAVQDDEGIYHCGIIEWINPEWTGTYLLVKGNNQTASNYTVVQWPTVLNPLRSGNSMTLQCSVYSDSDKMCPRDYNVFWFRAGSAQLHPSIIYTDGNRHSESEIISDSQERCLYHFSKNVSSSDAGTYYCAVATCGEILFGNGTKLEIEVQPTQSGFIQMAILIVCLAISLFGNVVLICNRRVCKPFQDTPNKTSNQAVHDRTKADEELNYAALHFSERKTRRKRKTEFAEDSVYSQVKR, encoded by the exons ATGGTCATGTTATGGATTATATTGCTTTTACTTCATCAAGGAT ATACTCTAGTTCCAGTGAAAACTGTTCAGCTTGGTGAACCAGCGAACATAACATGTGCTTTACCCGATGTGGTCAGCAGTAGAGGAGTCCACTGGTACAAGCAGAGTGTCGGAGATACTCTCAAATTAATAGTGACACTGTATGAAAGGGCAGCACCCGAGTATGGTcaagaaatatttaaatcaagatTTCAAACACATTATGATAAGAAATTTAGCAACCTGACCATTTTGAAAGCAGTCCAAGACGATGAGGGAATCTATCACTGTGGAATCATAGAGTGGATTAATCCTGAATGGACTGGAACATATTTGTTAGTAAAAG GAAATAATCAGACAGCATCAAATTATACTGTTGTTCAGTGGCCAACAGTGTTAAATCCACTGCGTTCAGGAAATTCAATGACTCTCCAGTGTTCAGTCTATTCGGACTCTGACAAGATGTGTCCCAGAGATTATAATGTGTTCTGGTTCAGAGCTGGATCAGCTCAATTACACCCAAGCATCATCTACACTGATGGAAACAGACACAGTGAAAGTGAAATAATATCAGACTCACAGGAGAGGTGTCTTTATCACTTCTCTAAGAATGTCAGCTCATCTGATGCTGGGACTTACTACTGTGCTGTGGCCACATGTGGGGAGAtattatttggaaatggaacTAAACTGGAAATTGAAG tgcAGCCAACACAATCAGGATTTATTCAAATGGCAATATTAATAGTTTGCTTGGCCATTTCTCTCTTTGGAAATGTTGTCTTGATCTGTAACCGAAGAGTATGTAAACCATTTCAAG ATACTCCAAACAAGACCTCAAACCAAGCAGTACATGATCGT ACTAAAGCTGATGAAGAACTAAACTATGCTGCACTGCATttctctgaaagaaaaacaaggagaaagaggaagacTGAGTTTGCTGAGGATAGTGTTTACTCTCAAGTTAAACGCTGA